A single genomic interval of Picosynechococcus sp. PCC 7003 harbors:
- a CDS encoding DUF3067 family protein, giving the protein MNGVELRELLWRKWGRSYDIQLRQIKGEWYLQVMWKYLEQVSFPLSEAQYEEHLQAIATYLGEWGVSQQVYTYLEETTERPRVGKAISIRLELGERASEWLLG; this is encoded by the coding sequence ATGAATGGTGTGGAACTACGGGAACTTTTGTGGCGTAAATGGGGACGTTCCTATGACATCCAACTGCGACAAATTAAGGGGGAATGGTATCTCCAGGTGATGTGGAAATATTTGGAACAGGTTTCTTTTCCTCTCTCGGAGGCGCAATATGAAGAACATCTCCAGGCGATCGCCACTTATCTGGGCGAATGGGGTGTGAGTCAACAAGTTTACACTTACCTCGAAGAAACCACAGAACGCCCTAGAGTCGGCAAAGCAATTAGTATCCGCTTGGAATTGGGAGAACGGGCCTCAGAATGGCTGTTGGGTTAA
- a CDS encoding AMIN domain-containing protein, producing MAVGLIQKCFNQSVCVVLVLVVGLSHSPKAIADPASEFPSLQDWAFNPQAQQLRLQTAPTTIPQYSRLNNPTRLIIDLTNTRWPDATLTQDYNGTIRQLRIGQFNERTTRIVLTWTGEIPPTWSPTFQRLPQADGSVVWNFEFQGAIASADLAETVPFTFPPALLPPTQTIPIQVPPLPELP from the coding sequence ATGGCTGTTGGGTTAATCCAAAAATGTTTTAATCAGAGTGTCTGTGTAGTGCTGGTGTTGGTGGTCGGACTGAGCCACAGCCCCAAGGCGATCGCCGATCCAGCATCAGAATTCCCTTCCCTCCAGGACTGGGCCTTTAATCCCCAAGCTCAGCAACTCCGCCTCCAAACGGCCCCAACGACGATTCCCCAATATTCTCGCCTCAATAATCCAACCCGTCTGATCATTGACCTCACGAATACCCGCTGGCCCGACGCGACCTTGACCCAGGACTACAACGGCACTATTCGCCAACTGCGCATTGGTCAGTTTAATGAGCGCACCACTCGCATTGTTTTAACTTGGACTGGGGAAATTCCTCCCACTTGGTCGCCCACCTTCCAACGCTTGCCCCAAGCCGATGGCTCTGTGGTGTGGAACTTTGAATTCCAAGGGGCGATCGCCAGTGCAGATCTGGCTGAAACTGTGCCTTTCACCTTTCCCCCAGCTCTGTTGCCACCCACCCAGACAATCCCGATCCAAGTGCCCCCATTGCCAGAACTTCCTTAA
- a CDS encoding adenylate/guanylate cyclase domain-containing protein, with amino-acid sequence MTDLQLRIQAEDYPERIVVVDQEEFVIGRLPECSLTLQMNQISRYHARIKRRQQAWVLEDLGSTNGTYLNHVRITEPQTIRQGDLIRLGHASILVTFQNVTLDETTDLHFDQGRTILRNAEDLKEQWLQGEEGYGHQPHTETAIARLKELVDIAKQLSSAESIEAIFRLTRNVIFQELPGLERLALLIDIQGNGKLELLSAAAQSLPDNHPAIRTSAWISRSVCQKVFKERVALKSVDAQSDQRFADEDSILMKGIRGVLAVPLWDQTKVVGVLYGDAHLKLDESEPLTDDDLSFFSTIGHLLAASVQRWLLSRRLQEQAQIRQKLERYHSPAVVHQLISVGALKNGRLPPREAEISILFADIVDFTPIAEQSSPSAIADLLNVFFEEMLHSVFAQGGTLDKFIGDCIMAFFGAPEPQIDHAERAIAAAMGMLNRLDQLNLQNVWPQPIQLRVAVNSGKAFVGDVGSAQRVDYTVLGGTVNLAARLETICPPGECVITDATYQAIGDRHQDLFLPMGEGRFKGIDRPISVYRSQRHRHTKLSPLHSAETHSS; translated from the coding sequence ATGACAGACCTGCAACTCCGCATCCAAGCTGAGGACTATCCAGAACGTATCGTGGTGGTCGATCAAGAGGAGTTTGTCATTGGTCGTTTGCCAGAATGTAGTCTCACACTACAGATGAATCAAATTTCCCGTTACCACGCCCGGATCAAACGACGGCAACAGGCTTGGGTTTTAGAGGATTTAGGCAGCACGAATGGCACATATCTCAACCATGTCCGGATCACCGAGCCCCAAACGATCCGCCAAGGAGATTTGATCCGCCTCGGCCATGCCTCAATTTTGGTCACGTTCCAGAATGTAACCCTCGATGAAACCACAGATCTGCATTTTGATCAGGGGCGGACGATTTTACGTAACGCCGAAGATCTTAAGGAGCAATGGCTACAGGGGGAAGAAGGCTATGGTCATCAGCCCCACACAGAAACGGCGATCGCCCGCCTCAAGGAATTGGTGGACATAGCGAAACAACTCAGTTCTGCCGAATCCATCGAAGCCATTTTCCGCTTGACCCGGAATGTTATTTTTCAGGAATTGCCAGGGTTAGAAAGGCTGGCCCTGCTCATTGATATTCAGGGCAATGGCAAATTAGAACTCCTCAGCGCTGCGGCCCAGAGTCTTCCGGATAATCATCCAGCCATCCGCACCAGTGCTTGGATTAGTCGATCGGTCTGCCAAAAAGTTTTTAAAGAAAGGGTTGCCCTCAAATCTGTAGATGCCCAGAGTGACCAGCGCTTTGCGGATGAAGATAGTATTTTGATGAAGGGCATTCGGGGGGTGTTGGCGGTACCCCTGTGGGATCAGACAAAAGTGGTGGGGGTTTTGTATGGCGATGCCCACCTGAAGTTAGATGAATCAGAACCGCTCACCGATGATGATTTAAGTTTTTTCTCGACCATTGGTCACCTGTTGGCGGCCAGTGTGCAGCGGTGGTTGTTGAGCCGTCGTCTCCAGGAACAGGCCCAAATTCGCCAAAAATTAGAGCGCTACCATTCCCCTGCGGTGGTACATCAACTCATTTCGGTGGGGGCATTAAAAAATGGGCGGCTCCCGCCTCGGGAAGCGGAAATCAGTATTTTATTTGCGGATATCGTCGATTTTACGCCCATTGCTGAGCAGTCTAGCCCCAGTGCCATTGCGGATTTACTAAATGTTTTTTTTGAGGAGATGCTCCACTCGGTGTTTGCCCAGGGAGGGACCCTCGATAAGTTCATTGGCGACTGCATCATGGCGTTTTTTGGGGCACCAGAACCCCAGATCGACCATGCTGAACGGGCGATCGCCGCTGCCATGGGGATGCTTAACCGCTTGGATCAATTAAATTTACAGAACGTCTGGCCCCAACCGATTCAACTGCGGGTCGCGGTAAATAGTGGCAAAGCCTTTGTGGGGGACGTGGGTAGTGCCCAGCGGGTGGACTATACGGTTCTGGGGGGAACGGTGAATCTGGCGGCCCGCCTTGAGACCATTTGTCCGCCGGGGGAATGTGTGATCACCGATGCGACATACCAAGCGATTGGCGATCGCCACCAAGATTTATTTCTCCCCATGGGCGAGGGACGCTTTAAAGGCATTGACCGGCCGATCTCGGTATACCGTAGCCAACGGCACCGCCACACCAAACTTTCGCCGCTACACAGTGCCGAAACCCATAGTTCCTAG
- the ispD gene encoding 2-C-methyl-D-erythritol 4-phosphate cytidylyltransferase, with translation MHLLLPAAGVGKRMGGDRNKLLMTLRDKPLFSWTIQAAAAADSVAWIGIMGQPLDFPDFEAILADLKLSKPVQLIRGGKTRQESVYNGLQALPPEATQVLIHDGARCLATPELFNRCAAALETCEGLIAAIPVKDTIKVVDGQGWVKETPERSHLWAAQTPQGFTVQRLKDCHEKGKTLGWEVTDDAALFERCGLPVKIVPGEETNLKITTPGDLAIAEFILQCRDGAPEL, from the coding sequence GTGCACTTGTTATTGCCTGCGGCGGGCGTCGGCAAACGGATGGGCGGCGATCGCAATAAACTGCTGATGACGCTACGGGACAAACCGCTCTTTAGTTGGACGATTCAAGCGGCGGCGGCGGCGGATTCGGTGGCCTGGATCGGCATCATGGGACAACCGTTAGACTTTCCGGACTTTGAGGCAATTTTGGCAGATTTAAAGCTTTCTAAGCCTGTCCAGCTCATTCGAGGTGGCAAAACCCGCCAAGAATCGGTGTATAACGGCCTCCAGGCGCTGCCCCCAGAGGCAACCCAGGTGCTGATCCACGATGGGGCGAGGTGTTTGGCCACCCCGGAGTTATTTAATCGCTGTGCAGCGGCCCTAGAAACTTGTGAGGGTTTGATTGCGGCGATCCCCGTAAAAGACACCATTAAGGTAGTGGACGGCCAAGGTTGGGTCAAAGAGACGCCGGAACGGTCTCATCTCTGGGCGGCCCAGACGCCCCAAGGATTTACGGTGCAGCGTCTCAAAGATTGCCACGAAAAAGGAAAAACCCTGGGTTGGGAAGTGACAGATGATGCGGCTTTGTTTGAGCGTTGTGGGCTCCCCGTCAAGATTGTGCCAGGGGAAGAAACCAATCTCAAAATTACGACGCCGGGGGACTTGGCGATCGCCGAATTTATTTTGCAGTGTCGTGATGGCGCACCAGAACTCTAG
- a CDS encoding glycosyltransferase family 9 protein produces the protein MRILALVPGGVGDQILFFPTLADLKERYPEAMIDVLVEPRAKAAYRVCPQVHEVLTFDFKDRNGPADYLNILGTIRDREYEIALSLGKNWAVGFLLWLNGIPTRVGYKTPTSWFISNPAPLNENQYAAALYHDLLKGLGIDTDCPSPSITVPNADIQWAEGEQKRLGLAEGYLLIHGGASQLSQAKGLKKLYPVENWQPIIEDIQNKQPNLPIVLLQGPDDAPWVTELIALYPALKVTRPEDIGKAAAMIAGANLMVCTDSAPMHLAAAVGTYTIALFGSTNAEKLLPPKNDKLIGIQSPTGQMADIKPQDVLAQIWRG, from the coding sequence ATGCGCATACTAGCCCTAGTTCCCGGAGGAGTTGGCGACCAAATCCTCTTTTTCCCGACTCTCGCTGATCTCAAGGAACGTTATCCCGAAGCCATGATTGACGTTCTGGTCGAACCCCGTGCCAAGGCAGCCTATCGCGTCTGTCCCCAGGTTCATGAAGTGCTAACCTTCGACTTCAAAGATCGCAATGGCCCGGCTGATTATCTCAATATTCTCGGCACCATCCGCGATCGCGAATATGAAATTGCCCTCTCCCTCGGCAAAAATTGGGCCGTGGGCTTCCTGCTTTGGCTGAATGGAATTCCCACCCGCGTGGGCTACAAAACCCCAACATCTTGGTTTATCTCTAATCCAGCCCCCCTCAACGAAAACCAATACGCAGCGGCCCTCTACCACGATCTCCTGAAAGGGTTAGGCATTGACACAGACTGTCCGTCCCCCAGCATCACCGTACCCAATGCGGATATTCAATGGGCCGAAGGGGAACAAAAACGCCTGGGCTTAGCCGAGGGTTATCTCCTGATCCACGGTGGCGCGAGTCAACTATCCCAAGCCAAGGGCCTTAAAAAACTCTATCCCGTGGAAAATTGGCAACCGATCATTGAAGATATCCAAAACAAACAGCCCAACCTTCCCATTGTTCTGCTCCAAGGCCCCGATGATGCCCCTTGGGTCACGGAACTGATCGCCCTTTATCCAGCCCTGAAGGTGACACGGCCTGAGGATATTGGCAAGGCGGCCGCAATGATTGCCGGGGCCAACTTGATGGTTTGTACAGATAGTGCGCCGATGCACCTGGCCGCCGCAGTCGGTACTTACACCATTGCCCTCTTTGGTTCGACTAATGCCGAAAAGCTCTTGCCGCCAAAGAATGATAAATTGATTGGCATCCAGTCTCCCACTGGACAAATGGCAGATATTAAACCCCAAGACGTATTGGCTCAAATTTGGCGTGGCTAA
- a CDS encoding HAD-IIIA family hydrolase, which produces MAKPAVFLDRDGVLNIEAGYIHTLEDLNLIPGVATAVRSLNDQGIFCCLVSNQSGPARDYYGIDHVEALHTRLCTLLNQKAGAHLDALYYCPYLSQSAGGTHPDFTRWGTWRKPNTGMLVAAAWEHDLDLRRSFMVGDKATDIDLAHNAGLRGILVQTGYGKQVPSGKYQHHTKPDYVAKDLQDGVSWLLKQLQEKP; this is translated from the coding sequence GTGGCTAAACCAGCAGTTTTCCTTGATCGTGATGGTGTCCTTAACATCGAAGCAGGCTATATTCACACCCTCGAAGACCTGAATCTGATTCCAGGGGTGGCGACGGCTGTTCGATCGCTCAATGATCAAGGAATTTTTTGCTGTTTGGTTTCCAATCAATCGGGGCCAGCCCGGGACTACTATGGCATTGACCACGTGGAGGCTCTCCACACCAGATTGTGCACCCTCCTAAACCAGAAAGCGGGTGCCCACCTAGATGCGCTGTACTATTGCCCCTATTTAAGCCAGTCAGCTGGAGGCACTCACCCGGACTTTACCCGATGGGGCACTTGGCGCAAGCCGAATACGGGGATGTTGGTGGCGGCGGCCTGGGAACATGATTTAGATTTGCGCCGTAGTTTTATGGTGGGGGACAAGGCGACGGATATTGACCTCGCCCACAACGCTGGCCTCCGGGGGATTTTGGTGCAAACAGGCTACGGAAAACAAGTCCCCAGCGGCAAATATCAGCACCACACCAAGCCAGATTATGTGGCCAAGGATCTTCAAGATGGGGTGAGCTGGCTCTTAAAGCAACTCCAAGAAAAGCCATAG
- the htpG gene encoding molecular chaperone HtpG, whose product MAVREKGNITIHTENIFPIIKKSLYTDHEIFLRELISNAADAITKRKMAKMAGESSVDVPDGEIIIDVNKEKKQLSITDNGIGMTAEEIKKYINQVAFSSAEEFIQKYGKDANDLIGHFGLGFYSAFMVATQVEINTLSCKDGAEAVHWSCDGSPEFELSASDKTSIGTTITLTMMDEETEYLESQRIRQLVKTYSDFMPVSIRFEGEQINKQRAIWKESPQNLTDEDYLEFYRYLYPFQEDPLLWVHLNTDYPFLLNGILYFPKLRPDIDVTKGQIKLFCNQVFVSDHCEEVIPEFLMPLRGVVDSTDIPLNVSRSALTNHRTVRRISDYIAKKVGDRLKSLYNESYSDYVKSWEDVGTFVKYGSIRDEKFKKQVEDILIYRTTHQPETAATTPKVEVQGNDGDVWEDVKSEDTQATSTAPYTTLKDYLERNKEKHENRVFYCTDPSTQGTYIELYKNQGLEVLYMDSFIDTNYFIPFLEQEYSDVKFSRVDSELDQSLVEDDKASEIVDPNTNKTRGDVIKELFEKAIGKPKVNIKTQSIKSAETAATPPAMVLLPEAMRRLQEMTAMMQQTAMQFPEDHVLMINLSHPLIENIYQLSQGSIIQADGKSSNQETIDMMCQHVYDLALMAQKAFDAEGMKAFVERSNQVLTRLTQK is encoded by the coding sequence ATGGCAGTCCGCGAAAAAGGCAATATTACAATCCATACCGAGAATATTTTCCCGATAATCAAAAAATCTCTCTATACCGACCACGAGATCTTTTTACGGGAACTCATCTCCAATGCTGCTGATGCGATCACCAAGCGCAAAATGGCAAAAATGGCCGGTGAAAGTAGCGTTGATGTCCCCGATGGAGAGATCATCATTGATGTTAACAAAGAGAAAAAACAACTCTCCATCACCGATAACGGCATTGGGATGACCGCCGAAGAAATCAAAAAATATATTAACCAAGTTGCCTTTTCGAGTGCCGAAGAATTTATTCAAAAATACGGCAAGGATGCGAACGATTTAATCGGGCATTTTGGTTTGGGGTTTTATTCTGCCTTTATGGTGGCAACCCAAGTCGAAATCAATACCCTTTCCTGCAAAGATGGCGCTGAAGCAGTCCATTGGAGTTGTGATGGTTCCCCCGAATTTGAGTTGTCTGCCAGTGACAAAACAAGCATCGGCACGACCATTACCCTCACGATGATGGATGAGGAAACAGAATATTTAGAATCCCAACGGATTCGCCAATTGGTCAAAACCTATTCTGATTTCATGCCCGTTTCCATTCGCTTTGAAGGAGAACAAATCAACAAACAGCGGGCCATTTGGAAGGAATCTCCCCAGAATTTAACCGACGAAGATTACCTCGAATTTTATCGCTATCTCTATCCCTTCCAAGAAGATCCGTTGCTGTGGGTTCACTTGAATACAGACTATCCTTTCCTGCTTAACGGCATTCTCTATTTCCCGAAACTACGCCCGGATATTGACGTTACTAAAGGACAAATTAAACTGTTCTGTAATCAAGTTTTCGTCAGTGACCATTGTGAAGAAGTCATTCCTGAATTTTTGATGCCCCTACGCGGCGTGGTCGATAGCACCGACATTCCCCTCAACGTTTCCCGCAGCGCCTTAACCAATCACCGGACAGTGCGCCGCATCTCCGATTACATTGCCAAAAAAGTTGGCGATCGCCTCAAGTCCCTCTACAACGAAAGCTATAGTGACTATGTTAAAAGTTGGGAAGATGTCGGCACCTTTGTTAAATACGGCAGTATTCGCGACGAGAAGTTTAAAAAACAAGTCGAAGACATCCTTATTTACCGCACAACCCACCAACCCGAAACAGCGGCAACAACGCCCAAAGTAGAGGTGCAGGGTAATGATGGCGATGTGTGGGAAGATGTCAAATCCGAAGACACCCAGGCAACGTCTACGGCCCCCTACACAACCCTAAAAGATTATTTAGAACGCAATAAAGAGAAACACGAAAATCGCGTTTTCTATTGCACCGACCCCAGCACCCAGGGCACTTACATTGAACTGTATAAAAACCAGGGTTTGGAAGTCCTTTACATGGACTCTTTTATTGATACCAACTACTTCATTCCGTTCCTGGAACAGGAATACAGCGATGTGAAGTTTTCACGGGTGGATTCGGAGTTGGATCAAAGCCTCGTAGAAGACGATAAAGCCAGTGAAATTGTTGACCCAAATACCAACAAAACCCGTGGCGATGTAATCAAAGAGTTGTTTGAAAAGGCGATCGGTAAACCGAAGGTCAACATTAAAACCCAATCGATTAAATCCGCAGAAACAGCAGCAACTCCCCCGGCAATGGTGCTCTTACCAGAGGCGATGCGACGTCTGCAAGAGATGACAGCGATGATGCAGCAGACGGCGATGCAATTCCCAGAAGATCATGTGTTGATGATTAATTTGTCGCACCCCTTGATCGAAAATATCTACCAACTCAGCCAGGGTTCGATTATTCAAGCAGATGGTAAGTCTTCTAACCAGGAAACCATCGATATGATGTGTCAGCACGTCTATGATCTGGCATTGATGGCCCAAAAAGCCTTTGATGCGGAGGGCATGAAAGCGTTTGTGGAACGTTCTAACCAAGTGTTGACCCGTTTAACCCAGAAGTAA
- a CDS encoding exopolysaccharide biosynthesis protein, producing MARLSQELHRYFFEEDRGETVSLAQAIALAEEKVFGVILLLLAFPSALPIPAPGYSTPFGILILAIALQLIFGRKKLWLPVAWQRKTVKTTMAQGILKKGLPWLKKIEAIAHPRFPSVCQSRLGRTVMGCTIALMATSMMIPIPGTNTLPAMAIFLTAFGLQEDDGLISGAGVIFSLVIAVLMVSVIYVFFNGGLSLLDLLKDWVTVRLGG from the coding sequence ATGGCTCGCCTCTCCCAAGAATTGCACCGTTATTTTTTTGAAGAAGACCGTGGTGAAACCGTGAGTTTAGCCCAGGCGATCGCCCTCGCAGAGGAAAAAGTCTTTGGGGTCATTTTGCTGCTGCTAGCCTTTCCGTCGGCCCTGCCAATTCCGGCCCCGGGCTATTCGACGCCCTTTGGTATTTTGATTTTGGCGATCGCCCTCCAGTTGATTTTTGGTCGGAAAAAACTCTGGCTCCCGGTTGCGTGGCAACGAAAAACCGTCAAAACGACCATGGCCCAGGGCATCCTGAAAAAAGGTCTCCCTTGGTTAAAGAAAATCGAGGCGATCGCCCACCCCCGGTTCCCTAGCGTTTGTCAGAGTCGCCTGGGCCGCACCGTCATGGGCTGCACCATTGCCCTGATGGCCACCTCGATGATGATCCCCATTCCCGGCACCAATACCCTCCCAGCCATGGCAATCTTCCTCACCGCCTTTGGCCTCCAAGAGGACGACGGCTTGATCAGTGGTGCTGGGGTCATTTTCTCCCTTGTCATCGCCGTGCTGATGGTGTCCGTGATTTATGTCTTCTTCAACGGTGGCCTTAGCTTATTGGATCTGCTCAAAGACTGGGTCACGGTACGATTAGGAGGCTAG
- the recQ gene encoding DNA helicase RecQ, translated as MSQFPSLEAALKHFFGYDNFRHGQKAVITAALQNRDVLALMPTGAGKSLCFQLPALLKPGLTVVISPLIALMQDQVDALTDNGIGATFLNSTLNLDQARSRIQAIFNGNIKLLYVAPERLFNEGFQQLLTDVDQTIGLAGFVVDEAHCVSEWGHDFRPEYRQLSRIRRRYPQTPCYAFTATATQRVREDIIDQLALQNPSFHCTSFNRPNLYYEVLPKDRKSYTQLLRYVRQRRGQPGIIYCSSRKKVDELADRLKQDGVKALPYHAGLADRLRADYQAQFIRDDVPVMVATVAFGMGINKPDVRFVVHYDLPTNLERYYQESGRAGRDGEAAHCTLFYRAGDIKKAEYFIELKEDEQEKRIAYQQLQKMIDYAEGIDCRRTIQLSYFGEQFPGDCGGCDNCQNPRPVEDWTIEAQKFLSCVARCRERYGMTYIIDVLRGSKKEKIIQNGHHQLSTYGIGLDHTKEEWKNLGRSLLHQGLVAETSDGYRVLKLNGHSWEVLRKQREVKIAVERRQTAPELLGISESRLDAEILFGQLRQLRKQLADANWVAPYMVFSDATLRQMAKRRPRTQADFCLISGVTSAKYQRYGEPFLAAIQEFCASQGPPKPQIHSTQLLTLQLYQQGLSVTEIAKQRNLTAGTINEHLATLLQSGEITDLDRLVKPEAQVEIEKAIATVGPESLTQLREHLQEKYSYDAIKLVRAKLLKTAQSA; from the coding sequence ATGTCCCAGTTCCCATCCCTAGAAGCCGCCCTCAAACACTTCTTCGGATATGACAATTTCCGCCATGGCCAAAAAGCTGTCATTACCGCCGCCCTGCAAAACCGTGATGTCCTGGCTCTGATGCCAACGGGGGCCGGAAAATCCCTTTGTTTTCAACTGCCTGCTCTGCTGAAACCGGGATTAACGGTGGTGATTTCTCCTTTAATTGCCCTGATGCAGGATCAAGTGGATGCCCTGACGGATAACGGCATCGGGGCGACATTTCTAAACAGTACCCTCAACCTCGACCAAGCGCGATCGCGGATCCAGGCAATTTTTAACGGCAACATTAAACTTCTCTACGTTGCCCCAGAACGGCTATTTAACGAAGGCTTTCAGCAACTACTGACGGATGTGGATCAGACCATTGGCCTCGCTGGCTTTGTGGTGGATGAGGCCCACTGTGTTTCAGAATGGGGCCATGATTTTCGTCCCGAATACCGCCAACTCAGTCGCATCCGGAGGCGTTATCCCCAGACTCCCTGCTATGCCTTTACCGCCACTGCTACTCAACGTGTCCGTGAAGATATTATTGACCAGCTCGCGTTACAAAACCCCAGCTTTCACTGCACCAGCTTTAATCGTCCCAACCTTTACTATGAAGTTCTCCCCAAAGACCGGAAGAGTTATACGCAACTGCTGCGCTATGTTCGACAACGGCGCGGGCAACCAGGCATTATCTACTGTTCGAGTCGCAAAAAAGTAGACGAGTTGGCCGATCGCCTCAAACAAGATGGCGTTAAAGCATTGCCCTACCATGCGGGACTAGCTGATCGTTTACGGGCTGACTACCAAGCGCAATTTATCCGGGATGATGTGCCTGTGATGGTCGCCACCGTTGCCTTTGGCATGGGCATTAATAAACCCGATGTGCGCTTTGTGGTGCATTATGATTTGCCGACTAATTTAGAACGCTATTACCAGGAGTCGGGGCGCGCAGGCCGGGATGGGGAAGCCGCCCACTGTACTCTGTTTTATCGGGCGGGAGATATTAAAAAGGCAGAGTATTTTATTGAGCTCAAGGAAGACGAACAAGAAAAACGGATCGCCTACCAACAACTCCAGAAAATGATTGACTATGCCGAAGGGATCGATTGTCGGCGGACGATTCAACTGAGCTATTTCGGGGAGCAATTTCCGGGGGACTGTGGCGGCTGTGACAATTGCCAGAATCCGCGTCCGGTCGAAGATTGGACCATTGAGGCCCAGAAGTTTTTATCCTGTGTTGCCCGCTGTCGAGAACGCTATGGCATGACCTACATTATCGATGTGTTGCGGGGTTCAAAAAAAGAAAAAATTATTCAGAACGGACACCATCAACTATCCACCTATGGCATTGGCCTCGACCACACCAAGGAAGAATGGAAAAATCTGGGGCGATCGCTTTTGCATCAGGGCTTAGTAGCGGAAACGAGTGATGGCTATCGGGTACTGAAGCTCAACGGCCACAGTTGGGAAGTTTTACGCAAACAGCGGGAAGTGAAAATCGCGGTAGAACGGCGGCAAACGGCCCCAGAACTTTTGGGGATTTCTGAAAGTCGTCTCGATGCGGAAATTCTCTTCGGGCAACTACGACAACTGCGGAAACAATTGGCCGATGCAAATTGGGTCGCCCCCTACATGGTTTTTTCCGACGCAACCCTCCGGCAAATGGCCAAGCGGCGACCCCGCACCCAAGCGGATTTTTGTCTAATTTCCGGGGTAACAAGTGCGAAATATCAGCGTTACGGGGAGCCTTTCCTCGCGGCGATTCAGGAATTTTGTGCCAGCCAAGGGCCACCGAAACCCCAGATTCATAGCACTCAGTTACTCACCCTCCAGCTTTATCAACAGGGCCTCTCGGTTACAGAAATTGCTAAGCAGCGCAATCTAACGGCGGGGACGATCAACGAACATCTGGCAACGTTATTACAGAGTGGTGAGATTACCGATCTAGACCGTCTCGTTAAACCAGAAGCCCAGGTGGAAATCGAAAAGGCGATCGCCACCGTGGGGCCAGAGTCCTTAACGCAATTGCGGGAGCACCTCCAGGAAAAATACAGCTACGATGCGATTAAACTGGTGCGGGCTAAACTGCTAAAAACCGCACAATCAGCCTAG
- a CDS encoding tetratricopeptide repeat protein has product MRPIFSLLCSLLLWVSLCWPSVALTNAQISEGDLAEIRSAVRLTQTAIQAAKKGDLFTAEKIWSDLIEAFPQNPALWSNRGNTRASLNQFDAALEDLNEAIRLAPDQVEPYFNRGAILEQQQRFTEAIADYDKAIELDPQEAIAYHNRGNAYGSLDNWEQARQDYQKATELDPRFAWAAESYALALYQVGEENQAIKRMKALVRKYPMFADARVALTAMLWGNHQFGEAESNWVAAAGLDERYRDLEWLENIRRFPPKVFQDLNNFLNLQ; this is encoded by the coding sequence ATGCGCCCCATTTTTAGTCTTCTGTGTAGTCTGCTGCTGTGGGTGAGCCTCTGTTGGCCCAGTGTTGCCCTCACCAATGCCCAAATCTCTGAAGGCGATCTCGCAGAGATCCGCTCCGCGGTGCGCCTCACTCAAACCGCGATCCAGGCGGCGAAAAAAGGCGATTTGTTTACCGCCGAAAAAATTTGGTCTGATTTAATTGAAGCATTTCCCCAAAATCCTGCCCTCTGGAGCAATCGGGGCAATACTAGGGCGAGTTTAAATCAGTTTGATGCGGCCCTAGAAGATCTCAATGAAGCGATCCGCCTTGCCCCCGACCAAGTCGAACCCTACTTTAATCGCGGTGCGATCCTCGAACAGCAACAGCGGTTTACCGAAGCGATCGCCGATTATGACAAAGCCATTGAACTCGATCCCCAAGAGGCGATCGCCTACCACAATCGCGGCAATGCCTACGGCAGTTTGGACAATTGGGAACAGGCTAGGCAGGACTACCAAAAGGCAACGGAACTTGATCCCCGCTTTGCCTGGGCCGCCGAAAGCTATGCCCTCGCCCTGTATCAAGTTGGCGAAGAGAACCAAGCGATCAAGCGAATGAAAGCCCTGGTACGTAAATACCCCATGTTTGCCGATGCGCGGGTGGCCCTGACAGCGATGCTCTGGGGGAACCACCAATTTGGCGAGGCCGAAAGTAACTGGGTGGCAGCAGCGGGTTTAGATGAGCGTTACCGGGATTTAGAGTGGCTAGAAAATATTCGGCGCTTTCCGCCGAAAGTTTTCCAAGATCTAAATAATTTCCTCAATCTCCAATAA